The genomic DNA TTTCGGTGAAGCCATATCGGTCATACTCATGCTAATAGCACTCGGCATGTGTTACACCGAACGATGTTTAAAGAATAAAGCTAAAAAATAGTTATTCGATTCTAGCCTTTTTTACATCGTCGTAGAATTCTATTCCGATAAGGTCGTTGGATTTAAGAAAACTCGATTTGTCGATAGCTATTCCATCTTTATGAACAATCACGAATCCCCGTTTTAGAGTGTTTTTCACGCTTAAATTCGTTAATCTATCTGCATTTCGAAGAAGTCTATTCGCGGATCGCTCGAATATATTTTTCTCGAAGTAAATTGCCTTGGATAATTGTTCGTCAAGGCGTTGTTCCCATTCTCTAATTCGGTTTAGAGGTTCGGTCCAAGCTGTCCTTTGCATATTTACTTCGAGGCGAGATTTAGCGCTATCGAAAACCATTAAGCACTTATTCCGAGTCGTGAACAAATAATTCTCGATTTGGCTTTTAAGCTCACGGATGTCCTTAACGGCTATTTCCGCTGCTGCAGATGGTGTGGGTGCCCTCATATCCGCTACATAATCTGAAATCGTAAAATCGATTTCATGGCCAACAGCGCTGATTATCGGTATTTTTGAAGCAAATATCGTTCTCGCTAATTCTTCGTCATTGAAGCACCACAGGTCTTCCTCGTTTCCCCCACCACGGCCTATCACCAATAGATCGACATTACCGTATTGGTTGAATTCTTCAATTCCGGCTACTATATCCTTGGCTGAGCCTTTGCCCTGCACCTTAGCGGGTCGAATGATAATTGTCACATAGGGTGCCCTGCGTTGAATAACGTGGATAATATCCCGAATTGCCGCCCCTGTTGGGC from bacterium includes the following:
- a CDS encoding exodeoxyribonuclease VII large subunit translates to MSRQALEGIFPIGVWVRGELRNVKIHSSGHIYFLLVDEVASVDGVIWRNVAQNLGFKPEDGMKVETFGSPTLYEKNGRYQFSVRKLIPDGEGARAIAFRQLKEKLFSQGLFDPKRKRKLPAFPFRIGVITSPTGAAIRDIIHVIQRRAPYVTIIIRPAKVQGKGSAKDIVAGIEEFNQYGNVDLLVIGRGGGNEEDLWCFNDEELARTIFASKIPIISAVGHEIDFTISDYVADMRAPTPSAAAEIAVKDIRELKSQIENYLFTTRNKCLMVFDSAKSRLEVNMQRTAWTEPLNRIREWEQRLDEQLSKAIYFEKNIFERSANRLLRNADRLTNLSVKNTLKRGFVIVHKDGIAIDKSSFLKSNDLIGIEFYDDVKKARIE